The following are from one region of the Sphingomonas sp. J315 genome:
- the gatB gene encoding Asp-tRNA(Asn)/Glu-tRNA(Gln) amidotransferase subunit GatB — translation MTEAAYRIKGETGEWEVVIGLEVHAQVTSNAKLFSGAATAFGAEPNTQVSLVDAAMPGMLPVPNVECIRQAVRTGMAIDAQINKWSRFDRKNYFYADLPQGYQISQLYHPLVGEGAIEIDVDGETKVIGVERIHVEQDAGKLMHDQHPRLSYVDLNRSGVALMEIVSKPDMRSPAEAGAYLAKLRSILRYVGSCDGNMDQGSMRADVNVSVRKPGAEFGTRTETKNVNSVRFVMQTVEIEAKRQIEVLESGGKIVQETRLFDPDRGETRSMRSKEDAHDYRYFPDPDLLPLELDDAFLEECRASLPELPDAKRARYIAAGVTPYNAGVLTAEVETARYFDALLDAGAKGAAASNWVTSELFGALNKLGKSIEESPVSAAQAAELLGLVADGTISGSLAKQVFEIMLETGDSPGKIVEERGLKQTSDTGAIEAVIAEVLAKNPGQLEQYRGGKEALFGFFVGQTMKAMGGKANPGVVNDLLKKALAG, via the coding sequence ATGACTGAAGCAGCATACCGCATCAAAGGCGAAACCGGTGAGTGGGAGGTCGTGATCGGCCTTGAGGTCCACGCGCAGGTCACGTCCAACGCCAAGTTGTTTTCGGGCGCCGCGACCGCGTTCGGGGCGGAGCCGAATACGCAGGTCAGCCTGGTCGATGCAGCAATGCCGGGCATGCTGCCGGTGCCCAATGTCGAGTGCATCCGTCAGGCGGTGCGCACCGGCATGGCGATCGACGCGCAGATCAACAAATGGTCGCGCTTCGACCGCAAGAACTACTTCTACGCCGATCTGCCACAGGGCTATCAGATCAGCCAGCTCTACCACCCGTTGGTGGGCGAGGGCGCGATCGAGATCGACGTCGACGGCGAGACCAAGGTCATCGGCGTCGAGCGCATCCACGTCGAGCAGGACGCCGGCAAGCTGATGCACGACCAGCATCCGCGCCTGTCCTATGTCGACCTCAACCGCAGCGGCGTCGCGCTGATGGAAATCGTGTCGAAGCCCGACATGCGCTCGCCCGCCGAGGCTGGGGCGTATCTCGCCAAGTTGCGTTCGATCCTGCGCTATGTCGGCTCGTGCGACGGCAATATGGACCAGGGCTCGATGCGCGCCGACGTCAACGTCTCTGTGCGCAAGCCCGGCGCCGAATTCGGCACGCGGACCGAGACCAAGAACGTCAATTCGGTCCGCTTCGTCATGCAGACGGTGGAGATCGAGGCGAAGCGCCAGATCGAAGTGCTGGAGAGCGGCGGCAAGATCGTGCAGGAAACCCGCCTGTTCGACCCCGATCGCGGCGAGACCCGGTCGATGCGGTCGAAGGAAGACGCGCATGACTATCGCTACTTCCCCGATCCCGACCTGCTCCCGCTGGAGCTGGACGATGCGTTTCTGGAGGAATGTCGCGCCTCGCTGCCCGAACTGCCCGACGCCAAGCGCGCGCGCTACATCGCGGCGGGGGTGACGCCCTATAATGCCGGCGTGCTGACCGCAGAGGTCGAAACCGCGCGTTACTTCGACGCGCTGCTCGATGCCGGCGCAAAGGGCGCGGCGGCGTCGAACTGGGTGACGTCGGAGCTGTTCGGCGCGCTCAACAAGCTGGGCAAGAGCATCGAGGAATCGCCGGTTTCGGCGGCACAGGCCGCCGAGCTGCTCGGCCTGGTCGCTGACGGCACCATCTCGGGCAGCCTTGCCAAGCAGGTGTTCGAGATCATGCTCGAAACCGGCGACAGCCCGGGCAAGATCGTCGAGGAACGCGGCCTCAAGCAGACCAGCGACACTGGCGCGATCGAGGCGGTTATCGCTGAAGTGCTGGCCAAGAACCCCGGCCAGCTAGAGCAGTATCGCGGCGGCAAGGAGGCGCTGTTCGGCTTCTTCGTCGGCCAGACGATGAAGGCGATGGGCGGCAAGGCCAATCCGGGCGTGGTCAATGACCTGCTGAAAAAGGCGCTGGCGGGCTAA
- the gatC gene encoding Asp-tRNA(Asn)/Glu-tRNA(Gln) amidotransferase subunit GatC: MSVDTATVKKVASLARIAISDADAERLAPELNNILGWIEQLGEVDTSSVEPMTAVIPNTLRLRDDVVNDGDMRDAVLANAPLAEHGFFTVPKVIE; encoded by the coding sequence ATGTCCGTAGATACCGCCACCGTGAAGAAGGTCGCGAGCCTTGCGCGCATCGCGATCAGCGATGCCGACGCCGAGCGGCTCGCGCCTGAGCTCAACAACATCCTCGGCTGGATCGAGCAGCTGGGCGAGGTCGATACCTCGTCCGTCGAGCCGATGACCGCCGTGATCCCCAACACGCTGCGCCTGCGCGATGACGTCGTCAACGACGGCGACATGCGCGACGCGGTGCTGGCCAATGCGCCGCTCGCCGAGCATGGCTTTTTCACCGTGCCCAAGGTGATCGAATAA
- a CDS encoding DUF4153 domain-containing protein — protein MNAAIEPRDERWPLLPPILAALGLAAGLIAHWIIGTGYQAEVSAVRLALLSFVSVSAILFGFVVIRSDLIRSAIFALGCGAVAALILYFNGATSGWSATEGWRLVCLALAIGIAAPLFQAGREGGFRPLSYPLAHDHAWTNAVLWCLSWAFVGVVLLLAFLLAALFDLIGIDLLSDLLRKEWFWRPLVGLAFGLGLALLREQRRIVGLLQNVAMLVLGVLAPVLAVGLGLFLLALPFTGLQPLWEATKATTPILLACAVGALLLVNAVIGNGDDDAPRNRVLRWAALVLAVAILPLVVIAQFSTALRIGQYGFTPERLWGLTFVIIASVVAVAYLVSVIRGRGAWAERVRPANLYLAMIVCGVALLLATPLVSFNAISTRDQVARLESGKVSPEKFDWRALAFDFGEPGRRALERFRTSSNAVIRKGAAEAATAKHRWDAPDGTQATREEALDKTLRILPAGAPCRRNCAMRLLKAGSVANNAALSHFCREARRRCCSPIRNSSVAMARSGSPQGA, from the coding sequence ATGAACGCAGCGATCGAACCACGGGACGAACGCTGGCCGCTGCTGCCGCCGATCCTGGCCGCGCTCGGGCTGGCGGCGGGGCTGATCGCGCATTGGATCATCGGCACGGGCTATCAGGCAGAGGTGAGCGCGGTGCGACTCGCGCTGCTCAGCTTCGTCAGCGTGTCGGCGATCCTGTTCGGGTTCGTGGTGATCCGCAGCGACCTGATCCGCTCGGCAATCTTCGCACTCGGATGCGGCGCGGTTGCGGCGCTGATCCTCTATTTCAACGGCGCGACATCGGGGTGGAGCGCGACCGAGGGGTGGCGGCTGGTCTGCCTCGCGCTCGCCATCGGCATCGCCGCGCCGCTGTTTCAAGCGGGCCGTGAGGGTGGGTTTCGGCCGCTGTCCTATCCTTTGGCGCACGATCACGCCTGGACCAATGCGGTGCTGTGGTGCCTCAGCTGGGCGTTCGTAGGTGTCGTGCTGTTGCTGGCGTTCCTGCTCGCTGCCCTGTTCGACCTGATCGGGATCGACCTGCTCTCGGATCTGTTGCGAAAGGAGTGGTTCTGGCGACCGCTGGTCGGGCTGGCATTCGGGCTTGGCCTGGCATTGTTGCGTGAACAGCGGCGGATCGTCGGGCTGCTTCAGAATGTCGCGATGCTGGTGCTGGGCGTGCTCGCGCCGGTGCTGGCGGTCGGGCTGGGGCTGTTCCTGCTGGCACTTCCGTTCACCGGATTGCAGCCCTTGTGGGAGGCGACCAAGGCGACCACGCCGATCCTGCTCGCCTGCGCGGTCGGGGCGCTGCTGCTGGTCAATGCGGTGATCGGCAATGGCGACGACGATGCCCCGCGCAACCGCGTGCTCCGCTGGGCGGCGCTGGTGCTGGCGGTGGCGATCCTGCCGCTGGTGGTGATCGCGCAGTTCTCGACCGCGCTGCGCATTGGACAATATGGCTTCACGCCGGAGCGGCTATGGGGCCTGACCTTCGTCATCATCGCGAGCGTGGTGGCGGTCGCCTATCTCGTCAGCGTGATCCGAGGGCGAGGGGCGTGGGCGGAGCGGGTGCGGCCCGCGAACCTGTATCTGGCGATGATCGTGTGCGGCGTCGCGCTGCTCCTGGCGACCCCGCTGGTCAGTTTCAACGCGATCTCGACCCGCGATCAGGTCGCGCGGCTGGAGTCGGGCAAGGTCTCGCCGGAGAAGTTCGACTGGCGGGCGCTGGCGTTCGATTTCGGGGAGCCGGGGCGCCGAGCGCTGGAGCGGTTCAGAACATCGAGCAACGCGGTGATCCGGAAGGGAGCAGCCGAAGCGGCAACGGCCAAGCATCGCTGGGATGCGCCGGACGGTACGCAGGCAACGCGCGAAGAGGCACTCGACAAGACACTTCGCATCCTGCCGGCGGGAGCCCCCTGCCGCCGGAATTGCGCAATGCGATTGCTGAAAGCTGGGAGTGTCGCGAACAACGCTGCACTCTCACATTTCTGTCGGGAGGCAAGGAGGCGGTGCTGCTCACCTATTCGCAACTCAAGCGTGGCGATGGCACGATCGGGCTCTCCACAGGGCGCGTAG
- a CDS encoding ANTAR domain-containing response regulator yields MRIAIIDTSSTRAAIISDGLREAGLVDLVLIDPAGPLAAQIEAARPEVVLINLENPSRDQLEDCFAMSRALDRPIAMFVDQSDAEATGAAIDAGVSAYVVDGLSKQRIKPVIDLAVRRFQAFSRLQRELDAAKNALAERATIDRAKAILMKKRGIDEPAAYALLRGQAMRTSRRIVEIAEAIVTAEALMGDLP; encoded by the coding sequence ATGCGGATCGCGATCATCGACACGAGTTCAACGCGCGCCGCGATCATTTCCGACGGGTTGCGGGAGGCGGGACTTGTCGATCTCGTCCTCATCGATCCTGCCGGGCCGCTTGCGGCGCAGATCGAGGCGGCGCGGCCCGAAGTCGTTCTGATCAATCTCGAAAACCCCAGCCGCGACCAGCTAGAGGACTGTTTCGCGATGTCGCGCGCGCTCGACCGGCCGATCGCGATGTTCGTCGATCAGAGCGATGCCGAGGCGACCGGCGCGGCGATCGATGCGGGGGTCAGCGCCTATGTCGTCGACGGGCTGTCGAAACAGCGGATCAAGCCGGTAATCGACCTGGCGGTGCGGAGGTTTCAGGCGTTTTCGCGGCTCCAGCGCGAACTCGACGCGGCGAAGAACGCGCTCGCCGAACGCGCGACGATCGACCGTGCCAAGGCAATCTTGATGAAGAAGCGCGGGATCGACGAGCCCGCCGCCTATGCGCTGCTGCGCGGACAGGCGATGCGGACGAGCCGCCGGATCGTGGAGATCGCGGAGGCGATCGTCACTGCCGAGGCGCTGATGGGGGATTTGCCGTGA
- a CDS encoding dihydroorotase family protein, with protein sequence MNVKRMFRNARLVCPEGGERTGDLFVADERIVDTAPEGAEVIECGGKLLAPALTDLGVFAMDKAACRAGGIARVGLMPDQSPVLDGPGLVQRAADMGKPELWVHPIAAATRGLEGVDLAEYATNADAGARAVGTGRGWVADSGVMRRVLAYARDCGLVVISHPEDAGLTRNAVATEGETATRLGLPAAPAIAEALAVQRDLTLAEATGAAIHFRQLTTAASFDLIRAAKARGVRVTCGITPAHLLLSDINLSDFRTFARLSPPLRDDSDRRAALAALADGTIDVLCSGHDPRGPEEKRLPFADATPGMAGAATLLTLGLGLVRDGHLTLDRLFALVARNPARILGIETGTLATGMPADLVLVDPDAPWQIVADTMPGKAGNTPFDGLPVQGKALRLFKGGSEVR encoded by the coding sequence ATGAACGTGAAGCGCATGTTCCGCAATGCTCGGCTGGTCTGTCCCGAGGGTGGCGAGCGAACCGGCGACCTGTTCGTCGCCGACGAGCGCATCGTCGACACCGCTCCCGAAGGGGCAGAGGTGATCGAGTGCGGCGGCAAGCTGCTCGCCCCCGCTCTCACCGATCTCGGCGTGTTCGCGATGGACAAGGCGGCGTGCCGAGCTGGCGGGATCGCACGCGTCGGCCTGATGCCCGATCAGTCGCCCGTGCTCGACGGCCCCGGCCTCGTCCAGCGCGCCGCCGACATGGGCAAGCCGGAATTGTGGGTCCACCCGATCGCCGCCGCCACGCGCGGGCTGGAGGGTGTGGACCTCGCCGAATATGCCACCAACGCCGATGCAGGCGCGCGCGCAGTCGGCACCGGGCGCGGCTGGGTCGCCGACAGCGGCGTGATGCGCCGCGTGCTGGCCTATGCCCGCGACTGCGGCCTCGTCGTGATTTCGCACCCCGAGGATGCCGGGCTGACCCGCAACGCGGTCGCGACCGAGGGTGAGACCGCCACCCGGCTCGGCCTCCCGGCCGCACCTGCCATTGCCGAGGCATTGGCGGTTCAGCGCGACCTCACGCTTGCCGAAGCGACCGGTGCGGCGATCCATTTCCGCCAGCTGACCACCGCCGCGTCGTTCGACCTGATCCGCGCGGCCAAGGCGCGCGGCGTGCGCGTTACCTGCGGCATCACGCCCGCGCACCTGCTGCTGTCCGACATCAACCTGTCCGATTTCCGCACCTTCGCGCGCCTTTCGCCACCACTGCGCGACGACAGCGACCGCCGTGCCGCGCTCGCCGCGCTCGCCGACGGGACGATCGATGTGCTCTGCTCGGGCCATGACCCGCGCGGGCCCGAAGAAAAGCGCCTGCCCTTCGCCGATGCGACGCCGGGCATGGCGGGCGCGGCGACACTGCTGACGCTTGGCCTAGGCCTTGTCCGGGACGGCCATCTCACCCTTGATCGCCTGTTCGCGCTGGTCGCGCGCAATCCCGCGCGGATCCTCGGCATCGAAACCGGCACGCTCGCGACGGGCATGCCCGCCGACCTGGTTCTAGTCGATCCCGATGCCCCCTGGCAGATTGTCGCCGACACGATGCCGGGCAAGGCGGGCAACACCCCGTTCGACGGTCTGCCCGTCCAGGGCAAGGCGTTGCGGCTGTTCAAGGGCGGTAGCGAAGTCCGGTGA
- a CDS encoding DUF3089 domain-containing protein — protein MARKFLYIVAVLIVLALAATFAYRIWGAELLRQAMVPGGRFKSQAALPADSYARPDMWLARPDRPGNPALWTPQGIKPAAKPEAAVFFIHPTSYLNRAKWNAPLDDKEANDRANLFLRGQASAFNGAGAIWAPRYRQATFGAFVTSKADAAQALDLAYRDVTAAFDQFLKEAGDRPIILAGHSQGALHLTRLLRDRVAGKPLAKRIVAAYVVGWPVSKTADLPALGLPECTAADQSGCILSWQSFAEPADPSLILDTFDASNGFTGTPRKGTEMVCTNPVTGTPAPTAATATEIGNLVPAADFSSATLAKSATTLRCDGRGILLLGTVPEGVGGQYVLPGNNYHVFDYALFWANVRADAERRLAVHRARRSAWVDVFARRAVG, from the coding sequence GTGGCGCGTAAGTTCCTCTATATCGTGGCGGTGTTGATCGTGCTCGCGCTTGCAGCGACCTTTGCGTACCGGATCTGGGGTGCCGAGCTGCTGCGGCAGGCAATGGTCCCGGGCGGCCGCTTCAAATCGCAGGCCGCGCTCCCCGCCGACAGCTATGCCCGCCCCGACATGTGGCTCGCCCGGCCCGACCGGCCCGGCAATCCCGCGCTGTGGACGCCGCAGGGGATCAAGCCGGCGGCCAAGCCCGAGGCGGCGGTCTTCTTCATCCACCCGACCTCCTACCTCAACCGTGCGAAGTGGAACGCGCCGCTGGACGACAAGGAGGCGAATGATCGCGCCAACCTGTTCCTGCGCGGACAAGCAAGCGCGTTCAACGGCGCAGGCGCGATCTGGGCGCCGCGTTACCGTCAGGCAACGTTCGGCGCGTTCGTGACCAGCAAGGCGGACGCTGCACAGGCGCTCGACCTCGCTTATCGCGATGTCACCGCCGCCTTCGACCAGTTCCTCAAGGAAGCGGGCGACCGCCCGATCATCCTTGCCGGACACAGCCAGGGCGCGCTCCACCTCACCCGGCTGCTCCGCGACCGCGTGGCGGGCAAGCCGCTCGCAAAGCGGATCGTTGCGGCATACGTCGTCGGCTGGCCGGTGTCGAAAACCGCCGATCTGCCCGCGCTGGGCCTGCCCGAATGCACCGCTGCCGACCAGAGCGGCTGTATCCTGTCGTGGCAGAGCTTTGCCGAGCCCGCCGATCCCTCGCTGATCCTCGACACCTTCGACGCCTCGAATGGCTTCACCGGCACCCCGCGCAAGGGGACCGAAATGGTCTGCACCAACCCGGTCACCGGGACCCCTGCGCCGACTGCGGCGACGGCGACGGAGATCGGCAATCTCGTCCCCGCCGCCGATTTCTCCAGCGCGACGCTGGCGAAGAGTGCGACGACGCTGCGCTGCGACGGGCGGGGGATCCTGTTGCTCGGGACGGTGCCGGAGGGCGTGGGCGGTCAATATGTCCTGCCCGGCAACAACTATCATGTGTTCGATTATGCGCTGTTCTGGGCCAATGTCCGCGCCGATGCGGAGCGGCGGCTGGCGGTGCACCGGGCGCGGCGCAGCGCATGGGTGGATGTCTTCGCGCGGCGAGCGGTGGGATGA
- the gatA gene encoding Asp-tRNA(Asn)/Glu-tRNA(Gln) amidotransferase subunit GatA, with the protein MTDLTNFGVAALRDGIRTGEFSAREVADAFIVKVSAAKALNAFIVETPEHALAAAREADAARAAGETLKPLAGVPIGMKDLFCTKGVQTTAASHMLEGFKPVYESTVSQKLWDAGAGMLGKLNLDQFAMGSSNETSYFGNVISPWRRKDGGNAPLAPGGSSGGSSAAISARLVPAATGTDTGGSIRQPAAFTGISGIKPTYGRCSRWGVVAFASSLDQAGPMARDVRDCAIMLEAMAGFDAKDATSLKLDVPKWEQGLNPDLRGKKVGIPKEYRVDGMPEEIEALWQQGIDWLKDAGAEIVEVSLPHTKYALPAYYIIAPAEASSNLARYDGVRYGLRDLPDGAGLQDMYAATRAAGFGPEVQRRILIGTYVLSAGFYDAYYTQAQKVRTLIARDFERAWLQCDLLLTPTAPSAAFALGEKSADPLAMYLNDVFTVPSSLAGIPAMSVPGGLDKDGLPLGLQIIGKPLDEQGVLNASLALEQRAGFTARPDQWW; encoded by the coding sequence ATGACCGACCTCACCAATTTCGGCGTCGCCGCGCTGCGCGACGGCATCCGCACGGGCGAATTTTCCGCGCGCGAAGTCGCCGACGCATTCATTGTCAAGGTGAGCGCGGCCAAGGCGCTCAACGCCTTCATCGTCGAAACCCCCGAGCACGCGCTGGCCGCAGCGCGTGAGGCCGACGCCGCGCGTGCCGCTGGCGAGACGCTCAAGCCGCTGGCCGGCGTGCCGATCGGCATGAAGGACCTGTTCTGCACCAAGGGCGTGCAGACCACCGCCGCCAGCCATATGCTGGAGGGGTTCAAGCCGGTCTATGAATCGACCGTCTCGCAGAAATTGTGGGACGCGGGCGCGGGCATGCTGGGCAAGCTGAACCTCGACCAGTTCGCGATGGGATCGTCGAACGAGACCAGCTATTTTGGCAATGTGATCAGCCCGTGGCGGCGCAAGGATGGCGGCAATGCCCCGCTCGCGCCCGGCGGTTCGTCGGGCGGCAGCTCGGCGGCGATCAGTGCGCGGCTCGTGCCCGCGGCGACCGGCACCGATACCGGCGGCTCGATCCGCCAGCCTGCGGCCTTCACCGGCATTTCGGGCATCAAGCCGACCTATGGCCGCTGCTCGCGCTGGGGCGTGGTGGCGTTCGCCTCCTCGCTCGATCAGGCCGGACCGATGGCGCGCGACGTGCGCGACTGCGCGATCATGCTGGAGGCGATGGCGGGCTTCGACGCGAAGGACGCGACATCGCTCAAGCTCGACGTGCCGAAGTGGGAGCAGGGGCTGAACCCCGATCTGCGCGGCAAGAAGGTCGGCATTCCCAAGGAATATCGCGTCGACGGCATGCCCGAGGAGATCGAGGCGCTGTGGCAGCAGGGCATCGACTGGCTGAAGGATGCGGGGGCGGAGATCGTCGAGGTCTCGCTGCCGCATACCAAATACGCGCTGCCGGCCTATTACATCATCGCCCCGGCCGAGGCGTCGTCCAACCTCGCCCGCTATGACGGCGTGCGTTATGGCTTGCGCGACCTGCCCGATGGGGCGGGGTTGCAGGACATGTATGCCGCGACCCGCGCTGCGGGCTTCGGCCCGGAGGTGCAGCGCCGCATCCTGATCGGCACCTATGTGCTTTCGGCGGGCTTCTACGACGCTTATTACACCCAGGCGCAGAAGGTCCGCACGCTGATCGCGCGCGATTTCGAGCGGGCGTGGTTGCAGTGCGACCTGCTGCTGACTCCGACCGCGCCGAGCGCGGCGTTCGCGCTGGGCGAGAAGTCGGCCGATCCGCTGGCGATGTATTTGAACGACGTCTTTACCGTGCCGTCCTCGCTGGCGGGCATCCCGGCGATGTCGGTGCCGGGCGGGCTGGACAAGGACGGGCTGCCGCTGGGGCTGCAGATCATCGGCAAGCCGCTGGACGAGCAGGGCGTGCTGAACGCGAGCCTCGCGCTCGAGCAGCGCGCCGGGTTCACCGCGCGGCCGGATCAGTGGTGGTGA
- the ruvX gene encoding Holliday junction resolvase RuvX yields MITTDPAAYRAALPDGGRLLGLDVGTKTIGTALCDAGWSFASPAHLIKRTKFTADKAELVALIAQQQVRGLVIGLPLNLDGSDSPRTQSTRAFARNMDDLGLPIFLWDERWSTAAVERQMIAEDLSRAKRAERVDKLAASYILQGAIDALATG; encoded by the coding sequence ATGATCACCACCGACCCGGCCGCCTATCGCGCCGCCTTGCCCGATGGTGGGCGTCTGCTCGGCCTCGATGTCGGGACCAAGACTATCGGGACGGCGCTGTGCGACGCGGGCTGGTCCTTCGCCAGCCCCGCGCATCTGATCAAGCGCACCAAGTTCACCGCCGACAAGGCGGAACTGGTGGCGCTGATCGCGCAGCAGCAGGTCAGGGGGCTGGTGATCGGCCTCCCCCTGAACCTCGACGGCAGCGATTCCCCGCGGACGCAATCGACCCGCGCCTTTGCCCGCAACATGGACGACCTCGGCCTCCCCATCTTCCTGTGGGACGAACGCTGGTCGACCGCCGCGGTCGAACGCCAGATGATCGCCGAAGACCTCTCCCGCGCCAAGCGCGCCGAACGGGTCGACAAGCTGGCGGCGAGCTACATCCTGCAAGGAGCGATCGACGCGCTGGCGACCGGGTAA
- a CDS encoding alginate export family protein, which produces MQRLLPLIGLVAATPATAQTLTLKPLIDARLRYEQVEQDGLTLDAEAVTLRVRAGVQAGHGPLTAIIEAQGNLAIVDDRFDGLSGSAARPLIADPENVAIHRAQLALKLPVVTLTAGRQRITLDDERFVGAVGFRQNGQSFDAVRAEVTPVKGLKADLAYAWSVRTIWGIDGTGARQRAVGGDNVFANLSWTSPVGTVTGFGYWVDQDEAAVQGFRLSSRTLGARLAGTRKLGKAKLAYQFSHARQSDMGRNPNSYEAGYWLADVSVDLNGPKLGAGYEVLGADNGVALTSFQFPLGTNFKFQGWADKFLTTPADGLRDLYVNAGWSWKAVGPARAVTLQAVWHRYESDRLNRSYGDELNLLASAKLGKTTASVRYADYRADGFATDTRKFWLQLDWTI; this is translated from the coding sequence ATGCAGCGGCTCCTTCCCCTCATCGGGCTGGTGGCGGCAACGCCCGCCACCGCCCAGACCCTGACCCTCAAGCCCCTGATCGACGCGCGGCTGCGCTATGAACAGGTCGAACAGGACGGCCTGACCCTGGATGCCGAAGCGGTAACGCTGCGGGTCCGCGCGGGGGTTCAGGCAGGCCATGGCCCGCTGACCGCAATCATCGAGGCGCAGGGCAATCTCGCCATCGTCGATGATCGCTTCGACGGGCTCTCCGGATCGGCGGCGCGACCCCTGATCGCCGATCCGGAGAATGTGGCGATCCACCGGGCGCAGCTCGCGCTCAAGCTGCCGGTGGTCACGCTGACCGCCGGGCGCCAGCGGATTACGCTCGATGACGAGCGGTTCGTCGGCGCGGTCGGGTTTCGCCAGAATGGCCAGAGCTTCGACGCGGTGCGCGCCGAGGTGACCCCGGTGAAGGGCCTCAAGGCCGACCTTGCCTATGCGTGGAGCGTGCGGACGATCTGGGGCATCGACGGGACCGGGGCGCGGCAGCGCGCGGTGGGCGGCGACAATGTTTTCGCCAACCTGTCCTGGACGAGCCCCGTCGGGACGGTCACCGGCTTTGGATACTGGGTCGATCAGGATGAGGCGGCGGTTCAGGGCTTTCGCCTGTCGAGCCGGACGCTCGGCGCGCGGCTGGCGGGGACTCGGAAACTGGGCAAGGCGAAGCTCGCCTATCAGTTCAGCCATGCACGCCAGTCGGACATGGGCCGCAATCCCAACAGCTACGAGGCTGGTTACTGGCTCGCCGATGTGTCGGTGGACCTCAACGGGCCGAAGCTGGGGGCGGGCTATGAGGTGCTCGGTGCCGATAATGGCGTCGCGCTGACCAGCTTCCAGTTCCCGCTCGGCACCAATTTCAAGTTCCAGGGCTGGGCGGACAAGTTCCTGACCACCCCGGCCGATGGTTTGCGCGACCTGTATGTGAATGCGGGCTGGAGCTGGAAGGCGGTCGGCCCGGCCAGGGCGGTGACGCTACAGGCGGTGTGGCACCGCTACGAAAGCGACCGGCTCAACCGGTCCTATGGGGACGAACTCAACCTGCTTGCCTCGGCCAAGCTCGGCAAGACCACCGCGTCGGTGCGCTACGCCGATTACCGCGCCGACGGCTTTGCCACCGACACGCGCAAATTCTGGCTGCAACTGGACTGGACGATCTGA
- a CDS encoding aspartate carbamoyltransferase catalytic subunit, giving the protein MQPPIDHRPGAQIQGRAVFPHAHLTGISGLQPHEILFLLDEAEQWIEANRNRAPSDHRLDGLTQINAFFENSTRTLLSFEIAGKRLGADVVNMHAAQSSVKKGETLIDTAMTLNAMRADVIVIRHMSSGAVQLIADKVDCPVLNAGDGSHEHPTQALLDALTIRRRRGSVAHQRVVICGDILHSRVARSNILALTALAAEVRVVAPSTLMPAAIDKMHVTPFTDFDAALEGADVVMMLRLQNERMSGAYIPSTREYHLNYGLTLERLKRAKPDALIMHPGPMNRGVEIDSVVADLPGRSAITEQVEMGVAVRMACLDVLTRRARGVEGWA; this is encoded by the coding sequence ATGCAACCGCCGATCGATCATCGCCCCGGCGCCCAGATTCAGGGGCGCGCCGTGTTTCCGCACGCGCACCTGACGGGCATTTCCGGGCTTCAGCCGCACGAAATCCTGTTCCTGCTCGACGAAGCGGAGCAGTGGATCGAGGCGAACCGCAACCGCGCGCCCAGCGACCATCGCCTCGACGGGCTGACCCAGATCAACGCCTTCTTCGAAAACTCGACCCGCACGCTGTTGAGCTTCGAGATTGCGGGCAAGCGGCTCGGTGCCGATGTCGTCAACATGCACGCGGCGCAATCGAGCGTGAAGAAGGGCGAAACTCTGATCGACACCGCGATGACGCTCAACGCCATGCGCGCCGACGTCATCGTGATCCGGCACATGTCGTCGGGCGCGGTCCAGCTGATCGCCGACAAGGTCGATTGCCCCGTTCTAAACGCCGGCGACGGCAGCCATGAGCATCCGACCCAGGCATTGCTCGACGCGCTCACCATCCGACGGCGCCGGGGCAGCGTCGCGCATCAGCGCGTGGTGATCTGTGGCGACATCCTGCACAGCCGCGTCGCGCGCTCGAACATCCTTGCGCTAACGGCATTGGCCGCCGAGGTGCGCGTCGTCGCCCCCTCGACGCTGATGCCCGCCGCGATCGATAAGATGCACGTCACGCCCTTCACCGATTTCGATGCAGCGCTGGAGGGCGCGGATGTGGTGATGATGCTGCGGCTCCAGAATGAGCGCATGTCGGGGGCCTACATCCCCTCGACCCGCGAATATCACCTCAATTACGGGCTGACGCTCGAACGCCTGAAGCGCGCCAAGCCCGATGCGCTGATCATGCACCCTGGCCCGATGAACCGCGGGGTCGAGATCGACTCGGTCGTCGCCGATTTGCCCGGCCGCTCGGCGATCACCGAACAGGTTGAGATGGGCGTCGCGGTGCGCATGGCGTGCCTCGACGTGCTGACCCGCCGCGCGCGCGGCGTGGAGGGCTGGGCATGA